In one window of Pseudodesulfovibrio sp. S3 DNA:
- the nadB gene encoding L-aspartate oxidase, translated as MNDFRLHSDVLIIGSGIAGSVAALTLADQGCDVILITAGADLANGNTSLAQGGIVYRNENDDPKILEKDILTAGWKHNFTRAVRFLARKGPEVLKETFLEKYRIPFNQREPGDWFLTREGGHSLPRILYCDDHTGKNIMEVLSTAVEKHENIRVLTKRTAIDLLTTQHHAKHMDFKYNLSNQCVGAYVFNEEVGKVETILSNFTLLATGGIGQIYLHTTNTTGSIGSGLAMCHRAGARLLNCEYVQFHPTALFGGSKRGERRFLVSEAVRGEGALLVNNKGDHFMPRYDPRADLAPRDIVTRAIMDEMLDTDDDCVYLDCSKIKQEVSTRFPTIFEKCRKMGIDMKNEPVPVVPAAHYFCGGILVDNRGRSTLDRLYAAGECSCTGVHGANRLASTSLLEGLLWGHSSALDIAARMHKSAGINRKLDNSIPDWISNGHIQNEDPALIAQDWANIRNTMWNYVGVTRTSNRLERAFSDMRKLTKNLQDFYRETELSKPIIDLFHGSQTAYIITLAALRNKGTKGCHYRID; from the coding sequence ATGAACGATTTTCGCCTCCACTCCGACGTTCTGATCATCGGTTCCGGCATTGCCGGTTCCGTGGCCGCTCTCACCCTTGCCGACCAGGGATGTGACGTCATCCTGATAACGGCCGGGGCAGACCTGGCCAACGGCAACACTTCCCTGGCCCAAGGCGGCATAGTATACCGCAACGAGAACGACGACCCCAAGATACTCGAAAAGGACATCCTGACTGCAGGTTGGAAACACAACTTCACCCGCGCAGTCCGGTTCCTGGCACGCAAGGGGCCTGAGGTACTGAAAGAAACATTTCTGGAAAAGTACCGGATTCCCTTCAATCAACGCGAACCCGGCGACTGGTTCCTCACCCGGGAAGGCGGCCACTCCCTGCCACGCATTCTCTACTGCGACGACCACACCGGGAAAAATATCATGGAAGTCCTCAGCACCGCTGTTGAGAAACATGAAAATATCCGGGTGCTGACCAAACGGACAGCCATTGACCTGCTGACCACGCAGCACCATGCAAAACATATGGATTTCAAGTACAATCTGTCGAACCAATGCGTGGGAGCCTATGTCTTCAACGAAGAGGTCGGCAAAGTCGAGACCATTTTATCCAACTTCACCCTGCTGGCCACCGGCGGCATCGGACAGATTTACCTCCACACCACCAACACCACCGGCTCCATCGGTTCCGGCCTGGCCATGTGCCACAGGGCCGGAGCACGCCTCCTGAACTGCGAATACGTGCAATTCCACCCCACAGCCCTGTTCGGCGGCTCAAAACGCGGAGAACGGCGTTTTCTGGTGTCTGAAGCGGTCCGGGGTGAAGGAGCCCTACTGGTCAACAACAAGGGCGATCATTTCATGCCCCGCTACGATCCCCGTGCAGACCTCGCCCCCCGCGATATAGTCACCCGGGCTATCATGGACGAGATGTTGGATACGGATGACGACTGCGTGTACCTGGATTGCTCGAAAATCAAGCAGGAAGTCAGCACCCGCTTCCCGACCATTTTTGAAAAATGCCGCAAAATGGGCATCGACATGAAAAACGAACCGGTTCCAGTGGTTCCGGCCGCGCACTATTTCTGCGGCGGCATCCTGGTTGACAACCGGGGCCGCTCCACTCTGGACCGACTGTATGCTGCCGGTGAATGCAGTTGTACCGGCGTACACGGTGCCAACCGCCTGGCCAGCACCTCCCTGCTTGAAGGGCTCTTGTGGGGCCACTCCTCAGCACTGGACATCGCCGCACGAATGCACAAATCTGCCGGAATCAACCGCAAACTTGACAATTCCATTCCCGATTGGATTTCCAACGGCCACATACAGAATGAAGACCCGGCCCTCATTGCCCAGGACTGGGCCAACATCCGCAACACCATGTGGAACTACGTGGGAGTCACGCGCACAAGCAACCGGCTTGAGCGGGCCTTTTCCGACATGCGCAAACTGACAAAGAATCTTCAGGATTTCTACCGCGAAACCGAATTGAGCAAGCCCATCATAGACCTGTTCCACGGGTCCCAGACCGCCTACATCATCACCCTGGCCGCCCTGCGGAACAAGGGAACCAAAGGCTGCCACTACCGCATTGATTGA
- a CDS encoding PilZ domain-containing protein — protein MSEEKRSFSRIQVRLKAQARIMQSVDSPQLFTGDATAHVVAREELFQKSKLPEELTSFLIEMDRKLDQVIGLLSQDYVKTDFSYDFEVKEISAAGLKFRSDQQFQAGTPLEIVLFLSHSPLHMAGSKGRILDKESDTGLYRFEFVDMRGSDMEAIVQFVFKEQREQIRNSKM, from the coding sequence ATGAGCGAAGAAAAGCGATCATTCTCACGCATTCAAGTCAGACTCAAGGCCCAAGCCAGGATCATGCAGTCTGTGGACTCCCCGCAACTCTTCACGGGCGACGCCACGGCTCATGTCGTGGCACGCGAAGAACTCTTCCAGAAAAGCAAACTCCCCGAGGAGTTGACCTCTTTCCTCATTGAAATGGACAGAAAGCTCGACCAGGTCATCGGCCTGCTCAGCCAGGATTATGTCAAAACAGACTTTTCCTATGACTTTGAAGTGAAGGAGATATCCGCAGCGGGGTTGAAATTCCGCAGCGACCAGCAGTTCCAGGCTGGCACCCCTCTCGAAATAGTACTGTTTCTCAGCCATTCCCCACTACACATGGCTGGAAGCAAAGGACGTATCCTGGACAAGGAATCGGACACAGGCTTGTATCGTTTTGAATTCGTGGATATGCGCGGTTCGGACATGGAAGCAATTGTACAATTCGTCTTCAAGGAACAACGCGAACAGATACGCAATTCAAAAATGTAG
- a CDS encoding nitrite reductase: protein MDINSYIEKLPMRAVKLRKDGSYTVVPRMSQGRINAEQLLAIYSVVQEHNLPGVRLTAGQRLMLDGIPAEVLEAVVEKIGPVGDVYRHKVQACLGTAGCKLAMQDSMSLAEKLEEHIKDFVLPTKLKSSVSGCSMCCAESMIRDVGLIGRKTGWTVSFGGNGGKRVRRGDILAEDVSSQEAFDIIGKALAFYAEHAKVKERTARFVERVSVDAVKKAVLGK, encoded by the coding sequence ATGGATATTAATAGCTATATTGAAAAGTTACCGATGCGAGCCGTCAAGTTGAGAAAAGACGGCTCGTATACGGTGGTGCCACGAATGAGTCAGGGGCGGATCAATGCCGAACAGTTGCTGGCGATCTACAGCGTGGTGCAGGAACACAACCTGCCAGGCGTGCGTCTGACCGCCGGACAGAGGCTCATGCTCGATGGCATCCCGGCAGAGGTACTTGAAGCCGTTGTCGAAAAAATCGGGCCGGTGGGCGATGTCTATCGCCACAAGGTTCAGGCCTGTCTGGGAACTGCCGGGTGCAAGCTCGCCATGCAGGATTCCATGTCCTTGGCCGAGAAACTTGAAGAACATATCAAGGATTTCGTGCTCCCCACCAAGCTCAAGTCGAGCGTGTCCGGTTGCTCCATGTGTTGCGCGGAATCCATGATTCGGGACGTGGGGTTGATCGGGCGAAAGACCGGTTGGACCGTTTCCTTCGGCGGCAACGGCGGCAAGCGTGTGCGCCGGGGGGATATCCTTGCCGAGGACGTATCCAGTCAGGAGGCGTTCGATATCATAGGCAAGGCCCTTGCTTTTTATGCGGAACATGCCAAAGTCAAGGAACGTACGGCACGATTTGTCGAGCGTGTGAGTGTTGACGCGGTCAAAAAAGCTGTCCTTGGCAAATAA
- a CDS encoding NIL domain-containing protein produces MKEVIKGFRKIVYLSFPPEVSGRPVVCNLLRQFDLSFNILKADISPRHEGTMTLELSGMEEDFHKGIGYLKENGIRITPVAHKIFRNEESCIHCGVCTAMCPTDALSLEKSNKTIIFDVDKCSACGMCTRVCPVKAMTLDLDDNRRQ; encoded by the coding sequence ATGAAAGAAGTCATCAAGGGTTTTAGAAAAATCGTCTATCTGTCATTTCCTCCGGAAGTATCCGGTAGACCCGTCGTGTGCAATCTGTTGCGCCAGTTCGATCTGAGCTTCAACATTCTCAAAGCGGATATCAGTCCGCGACACGAAGGGACAATGACTCTGGAACTCTCCGGAATGGAAGAAGATTTCCATAAGGGCATCGGCTACCTCAAGGAAAACGGCATCCGCATCACTCCGGTTGCCCACAAGATATTCCGCAATGAGGAATCCTGCATCCACTGCGGGGTTTGCACGGCCATGTGCCCCACGGACGCCCTGTCTCTTGAAAAAAGCAATAAAACCATTATATTTGACGTGGACAAATGCTCTGCCTGCGGCATGTGCACCCGGGTCTGTCCGGTCAAGGCCATGACGCTGGATCTGGACGATAACCGAAGACAATAA
- the trkA gene encoding Trk system potassium transporter TrkA has protein sequence MRVIIIGAGEVGFHLAQRLAVENKEVVVIDKSDEALRKIAETSDVQTIKGSGSSPKVLEEAGIADADIFLAVTDSDEINLIACFFANMLSKGVTKLARIRSEMYTDYKHLLTGEGANITKIINPDEEVVNSVLRLMSVPGAVEINEFANGKIRLIGINLPDDSAIMGCQLIHLRDKIGDDLGIVIAAIVREGQLIIPSGLDVIQKDDVVYFVCDIRDQEEILIRLGISTEPVRKVLIIGGGNIGFRLAKALDNKYYHTRLLENRQKRCEYLSEHLDRPIVLMGDSTDQEILREENIQDMDMVIAVTGDEETNILSCLLAKSLGAKSTVTRVNNFGYMPLIEPIGIDYVVCPRQSAINSLLHYIRRGKIISSVSIKGEAAEALEAVAQEDSPIVGKTVKELGFPRGCLVLCFQRGDDVVIPRGDTVVQPNDRLIIISTRQNIPKVEKVLTTKVEFF, from the coding sequence TTGAGGGTTATCATAATAGGGGCTGGTGAGGTTGGGTTTCATCTCGCCCAGAGGCTGGCGGTAGAGAACAAGGAAGTCGTTGTCATCGACAAGAGTGACGAGGCCCTCAGGAAAATAGCCGAAACCTCGGATGTTCAGACCATCAAGGGGTCCGGCAGCAGTCCCAAAGTCCTTGAAGAGGCCGGCATTGCCGATGCTGACATTTTTCTCGCCGTCACCGATTCGGACGAGATCAACCTCATTGCCTGCTTTTTTGCCAACATGCTCAGCAAAGGTGTTACCAAGCTCGCCCGCATCCGTAGCGAAATGTACACCGATTACAAGCACTTGTTGACGGGTGAAGGAGCCAATATCACCAAGATCATCAATCCCGACGAGGAGGTGGTGAACTCGGTGCTCAGGCTCATGAGTGTTCCCGGTGCCGTGGAAATCAACGAGTTTGCCAACGGCAAGATTCGACTCATCGGGATCAACCTGCCTGACGATAGCGCCATCATGGGGTGTCAGCTCATTCATCTTCGAGATAAGATCGGCGATGATCTTGGTATCGTCATTGCGGCCATAGTTAGGGAAGGTCAGCTTATAATCCCCAGCGGTCTCGACGTTATCCAGAAGGACGACGTGGTCTATTTTGTTTGCGACATCCGCGACCAGGAAGAAATTCTGATCAGGCTCGGCATTTCCACTGAACCGGTTCGCAAGGTCTTGATCATAGGCGGCGGCAATATCGGGTTCCGTCTGGCCAAGGCGCTGGACAACAAATACTACCACACCCGGCTATTGGAGAACCGTCAAAAAAGGTGTGAGTATCTTTCCGAGCATCTGGACCGCCCCATTGTGCTTATGGGCGATTCGACGGATCAGGAGATTCTCCGTGAGGAGAATATTCAAGACATGGATATGGTTATTGCCGTGACCGGCGACGAGGAGACCAATATCCTGTCCTGTCTTCTGGCAAAGAGCCTTGGAGCCAAGAGTACCGTCACCCGAGTCAATAATTTCGGATATATGCCGCTCATAGAACCCATCGGCATCGATTATGTGGTCTGCCCAAGACAGTCGGCCATCAATTCCTTGCTGCACTATATCAGACGGGGAAAGATCATTTCGTCGGTATCCATAAAGGGCGAGGCTGCCGAAGCCCTGGAAGCTGTGGCCCAGGAAGATTCCCCCATTGTCGGCAAGACGGTCAAGGAGCTCGGGTTTCCTCGGGGTTGTCTGGTTCTTTGTTTCCAGCGGGGCGATGATGTCGTCATTCCGCGAGGCGACACCGTTGTTCAGCCCAATGACCGTTTGATTATCATCTCCACCCGTCAAAATATTCCCAAGGTGGAAAAAGTGCTGACCACCAAGGTGGAATTCTTCTAG
- the nadA gene encoding quinolinate synthase NadA, whose translation MENAKDTISRIRAAMGDSLSILGHHYQSDDVIAYTDIRGDSLELARKINALKAEHIVFCGVFFMAESAAILRRPDQKIHIPEVSATCPMADMAEAGRVRETLDILQKSGRKIIPLTYVNSSAAVKGVVGEYDGSVCTSANARIMLEWALKQGDAVLFLPDQHLGNNTANTLGIPKEKRFILPKDVIDGQPRLSVDPTAAENKQLILWPGYCPIHDEFTLESVRTIRRNEPEAKIVVHPECDPAIVDAADGNGSTTYLIKYANQAPEGSTIYIGTETNLVKRLASLYQGQKIIKPLHTALCEDMGKITVEKLACTLETLESATPVTVQNDIREPAKLALERMLAACS comes from the coding sequence GTGGAAAATGCCAAGGACACCATCTCGCGCATAAGAGCCGCCATGGGTGACTCCCTGTCCATTCTCGGCCACCACTACCAGTCCGACGATGTCATCGCCTACACGGATATTCGCGGCGATTCTCTTGAACTGGCACGCAAGATCAACGCCCTGAAGGCCGAGCATATCGTCTTCTGCGGCGTTTTCTTCATGGCGGAATCCGCCGCCATACTCAGACGCCCTGACCAGAAAATCCATATCCCCGAAGTCTCTGCCACCTGCCCCATGGCTGACATGGCCGAAGCAGGAAGGGTGCGGGAAACGCTGGACATCCTCCAAAAGAGCGGCCGGAAGATCATCCCCCTGACCTACGTGAATTCCTCGGCAGCCGTGAAAGGGGTGGTGGGTGAATATGACGGCTCGGTCTGCACCTCGGCCAATGCACGCATCATGCTGGAATGGGCTTTAAAACAAGGCGACGCCGTTCTGTTTCTGCCGGACCAACATCTGGGCAACAACACCGCCAATACCCTGGGCATCCCCAAGGAAAAAAGATTCATCCTGCCCAAAGACGTCATTGACGGCCAACCAAGGTTATCCGTGGACCCCACTGCTGCCGAAAACAAACAGCTCATTCTCTGGCCCGGCTATTGCCCGATCCATGACGAATTCACCCTGGAATCCGTCCGAACCATTCGCCGGAACGAACCAGAAGCTAAAATAGTGGTCCATCCCGAATGCGACCCGGCCATCGTCGACGCCGCAGACGGCAACGGCTCCACCACCTATCTCATCAAATACGCAAACCAAGCCCCTGAAGGTTCCACCATATATATCGGCACGGAAACAAATCTCGTAAAACGGTTGGCAAGCCTGTACCAGGGGCAAAAGATCATCAAGCCCCTGCACACGGCCCTGTGTGAGGACATGGGCAAGATCACCGTGGAAAAACTGGCCTGCACCCTGGAAACCCTGGAGAGCGCAACCCCGGTCACGGTACAAAACGACATCAGGGAACCGGCCAAACTGGCGCTTGAGCGCATGTTGGCTGCTTGCTCCTAG
- a CDS encoding TrkH family potassium uptake protein, with the protein MRWKYVLHIIGALVACVGLTMVFPLAWGVYYDDGTAIPLAASMGITVSIGGLLFLVFRDREAYKSSVMTHREGMAIVALGWFVAGAFGGLPFLLGGTFESVVDCVFESLSGFSTTGSSVLSNIEAVPRGLLFWRSLTHWLGGMGIIVLSLAILPFLGIGGMQLYKAEVPGPSPDKLKPRIKDTAMTLWKVYVLFSAVETVLLMFGGMDLFDALCHTFGTMATGGFSTKNASVAGFDSAYIDYVITVFMLIAGINFSLHYLLLKWRPSVLFRDPEFRVFAGLVLVFTAVITAFVYLAGNYDNMSDAIRYTSFQVASILTTTGFATADYELWPGIAQAILLFCMFVGGCAGSTGGGMKVMRIMLLFKQSYQELFRLIHPRSVTHVKMGKTVVKDDVISGVEGFFVLWLGLLVLAAFVVAATGVDVVTSFAAALACIGNIGPGIGGVGPTDNFAWLPDTAKWVLTFCMVLGRLEIYTVIILFVPEFWRK; encoded by the coding sequence ATGCGCTGGAAATACGTACTGCATATCATCGGTGCACTTGTCGCCTGCGTGGGATTGACCATGGTTTTTCCTCTGGCTTGGGGTGTCTACTATGATGACGGCACGGCCATTCCATTGGCTGCCTCCATGGGCATCACAGTGAGTATCGGTGGACTGCTTTTTCTCGTTTTCCGTGATCGAGAGGCCTATAAGTCATCGGTCATGACGCATCGTGAAGGCATGGCCATCGTGGCGTTGGGCTGGTTCGTGGCAGGGGCCTTCGGCGGACTGCCGTTTCTGCTCGGCGGTACCTTCGAATCCGTGGTGGATTGCGTTTTTGAATCACTGTCGGGGTTCAGCACTACCGGGTCATCCGTGCTGTCCAATATTGAAGCCGTGCCTCGGGGGTTGCTGTTCTGGCGCAGCCTGACCCATTGGCTCGGCGGTATGGGCATCATCGTGCTTTCTCTCGCCATTCTGCCGTTCCTGGGTATTGGCGGTATGCAGCTCTACAAGGCAGAGGTTCCGGGACCGTCGCCGGACAAGCTTAAACCGCGCATCAAAGACACGGCCATGACGCTGTGGAAAGTCTACGTATTATTCAGTGCGGTTGAGACCGTCCTGCTCATGTTCGGCGGCATGGATCTGTTCGATGCCCTGTGCCACACCTTCGGTACCATGGCGACAGGCGGTTTTTCTACCAAGAATGCCTCGGTGGCCGGGTTCGACAGTGCGTATATCGATTATGTCATCACCGTGTTCATGCTCATCGCGGGCATCAATTTTTCTTTGCACTACCTTTTGCTCAAATGGCGGCCAAGCGTCTTGTTCAGGGATCCGGAGTTCCGTGTCTTCGCAGGGTTGGTTCTGGTGTTCACGGCAGTGATTACTGCCTTTGTCTATCTTGCCGGGAACTATGATAATATGTCCGATGCCATCCGGTACACCTCATTTCAGGTGGCATCCATCCTGACCACCACGGGATTTGCCACGGCAGACTACGAGCTGTGGCCGGGCATAGCCCAGGCCATTCTGCTTTTCTGCATGTTCGTGGGCGGATGTGCCGGGTCCACGGGCGGCGGCATGAAGGTCATGCGCATCATGCTGCTCTTCAAGCAATCCTACCAGGAGTTGTTCCGGCTCATACACCCCAGGTCCGTAACGCATGTGAAGATGGGAAAGACCGTGGTCAAGGATGACGTTATCAGCGGAGTGGAGGGCTTTTTCGTGCTCTGGCTCGGTCTTCTGGTGCTGGCTGCGTTCGTGGTGGCTGCCACCGGCGTTGACGTGGTCACGTCCTTTGCCGCTGCCCTGGCCTGCATCGGCAACATCGGTCCGGGTATCGGAGGGGTTGGACCGACCGACAATTTTGCATGGTTGCCTGACACCGCAAAGTGGGTGCTGACTTTTTGCATGGTGCTTGGTCGGCTCGAAATTTACACGGTCATTATTTTGTTTGTCCCTGAATTCTGGCGTAAATAG
- a CDS encoding NAD(P)/FAD-dependent oxidoreductase — MNDTDTPKGAILQRDKKTYAIVPRTPVGLVTPDILEALARVGRKFDIPIMKITSGQRIALVGLGAEQVDQVWDDLKMDIGPAVGLCVHYVQACPGTAVCKLGVRDSLGLGLELEEMFVGKELPAKLKVGVSGCPMCCAESYVRDVGLIGKPKGWTMVVGGNASGRPRIADEVASNLSRDEAVELVKRFLEYYREHGGKRNRSARMLEKVGIDAVKAAIL, encoded by the coding sequence ATGAATGATACCGATACCCCCAAAGGTGCGATTCTCCAGCGCGACAAGAAAACCTATGCCATTGTCCCCAGGACTCCGGTGGGTCTCGTGACCCCGGATATTCTCGAGGCTCTGGCCCGTGTGGGGCGCAAATTCGATATCCCGATCATGAAGATTACCTCGGGTCAGCGCATCGCCCTGGTGGGTCTTGGTGCTGAACAGGTGGATCAGGTCTGGGACGATCTCAAGATGGACATCGGTCCGGCTGTGGGTTTGTGCGTCCACTACGTGCAGGCGTGTCCCGGCACGGCGGTCTGCAAGCTCGGTGTCCGGGATTCCTTGGGGCTTGGCCTGGAGCTTGAGGAAATGTTTGTGGGCAAGGAATTGCCTGCCAAGCTCAAGGTTGGGGTGTCCGGTTGCCCCATGTGTTGCGCGGAGAGTTACGTGCGTGACGTTGGCCTCATAGGCAAACCCAAGGGTTGGACCATGGTGGTGGGCGGCAATGCTTCCGGTCGGCCGCGTATTGCGGATGAAGTGGCCAGCAATCTGTCACGGGATGAAGCCGTGGAACTGGTGAAACGGTTTTTGGAGTATTATCGTGAGCATGGCGGAAAGCGTAATCGTTCCGCACGGATGCTGGAGAAAGTAGGGATTGATGCGGTCAAGGCAGCTATTCTATGA
- a CDS encoding protein phosphatase CheZ, with protein MTSNDELVAALMEKVSDQLVGSLKETIIASVEREITKNLSTALLEGEFYRRMNDDLQDGLKQIYQEVKAARGGTEIKCIEAEIDPEELFSETSDQLDAVLRTTEKAAVEIIDIVENLQELQGTVATIVKGFESGGVTKTSRKKLKEINDTLGMDLSNIMVSLSFQDLTGQRIKKIINSIRQIEQIVREVMLSTGLMIRHRQVEPEKDIASLSQEAKHEATSKLQGPSEGSNQGDVDDLLASLGLD; from the coding sequence ATGACAAGCAATGATGAATTGGTTGCTGCGTTGATGGAAAAGGTCTCCGACCAACTTGTGGGCAGCCTCAAAGAAACCATCATCGCATCCGTTGAAAGAGAAATCACCAAGAACCTCTCCACCGCCTTGTTGGAAGGAGAGTTCTATCGCAGAATGAATGACGATCTCCAAGACGGGTTGAAACAAATATACCAGGAAGTGAAGGCCGCCCGAGGCGGCACCGAAATCAAATGCATCGAGGCCGAAATCGACCCCGAAGAATTGTTTTCCGAAACATCGGATCAATTGGATGCGGTTCTCCGGACAACAGAAAAAGCCGCTGTGGAGATCATTGATATCGTAGAGAATCTCCAGGAATTGCAAGGGACGGTTGCAACGATTGTCAAAGGGTTTGAATCCGGCGGCGTAACCAAAACAAGTCGAAAAAAACTCAAGGAAATCAATGATACGCTTGGAATGGATCTCTCCAATATCATGGTATCCCTCAGTTTCCAGGATCTGACCGGCCAGCGCATCAAGAAAATCATCAACTCCATCCGTCAAATCGAGCAAATCGTTCGTGAAGTCATGCTTTCCACCGGCTTGATGATACGACATCGCCAAGTGGAACCGGAAAAAGACATCGCCTCCCTGTCCCAAGAGGCCAAGCATGAAGCGACTTCCAAACTTCAGGGACCGTCAGAAGGATCGAACCAGGGCGATGTGGACGACCTCCTCGCCTCCCTCGGACTTGACTGA
- the nadC gene encoding carboxylating nicotinate-nucleotide diphosphorylase: protein MPTSTFDDFFQAEARMFLLATIRIALAEDASDLTSMGLFSENDMAQALIVAKQNTVVAGLPIIPMILEFGGEDCQVHLNVDDGETVSAGTMVAALQGPARQLLKAERVILNFLCHLSGIANLTAQYVAALDGTQTTLLDTRKTLPGLRFPEKYAVLAGGGKNHRLTLSDMLMLKDNHIDRAGSITQAVNQLRNVHSPCPPIEVECRTLEEVEEASQCEIQRIMLDNMDRETARTALGIIPNTIETEISGNVSLENIREIAEIGPDFISVGKLTHSAPSSDFSMQIIPLA, encoded by the coding sequence ATGCCTACCAGTACTTTCGACGATTTCTTCCAGGCTGAAGCAAGGATGTTTCTTCTTGCAACCATACGTATAGCTCTGGCCGAAGACGCTTCGGACCTGACAAGTATGGGATTATTTTCGGAAAACGACATGGCCCAGGCCTTGATTGTAGCCAAGCAGAACACCGTTGTTGCCGGATTGCCCATCATTCCCATGATCCTCGAATTCGGCGGTGAGGACTGCCAGGTTCACCTCAATGTTGACGATGGCGAAACCGTATCTGCGGGGACCATGGTAGCCGCCCTACAGGGTCCGGCCCGGCAATTGCTCAAGGCGGAGCGGGTCATCCTCAATTTTCTCTGTCACCTTTCCGGCATAGCCAATCTGACTGCACAGTATGTCGCAGCCCTGGACGGGACGCAAACCACCCTGCTCGACACGCGCAAAACACTGCCGGGACTCCGCTTCCCGGAAAAATACGCCGTGCTCGCCGGTGGCGGTAAAAACCACCGCCTGACCCTCTCCGACATGCTCATGCTCAAGGACAACCACATCGACCGGGCCGGCTCCATCACCCAGGCGGTCAACCAGCTTCGCAACGTTCACTCCCCCTGCCCGCCCATCGAGGTCGAGTGCCGCACCCTTGAGGAAGTGGAGGAGGCAAGCCAGTGCGAAATCCAGCGCATCATGCTCGACAACATGGACCGGGAGACAGCTCGTACCGCCCTGGGCATCATCCCCAACACCATAGAAACGGAAATCAGCGGAAACGTATCCCTGGAAAACATCAGGGAAATTGCTGAAATAGGGCCGGACTTCATCTCAGTGGGCAAGCTGACCCACTCTGCCCCATCTTCTGATTTCAGTATGCAAATCATACCTTTAGCATAA
- the mgtE gene encoding magnesium transporter, which translates to MSVHDEHSVHQSDEFEELIPADIEVQHPADAAVTMEGLDIADQVKFIKQLPIKDAADSIAEMDDHDQKALISNLNRGLAARIVEEMAPDDATDLLEGLTDDLQKALLSRVPAEDRAELKTLLTFDPDTAGGTMNTEVVILDQDLSADEAIAKLREEVEDKEIPYYAYLTDKKDRLVGVVSLRELLLAKRGAILKDLVKAQNLITVGYNVDKEEVAHLIAHYNLLALPVVDFGNRLLGVVTVDDVIDIIHEEASEDMQAMVGAGADETTDSPWLYSVRMRLPWLIINVIFSAMSAWVVHLFEGNITEMAVLAVLMPIVANQAGNTGQQALAVMIRQLAMERFDRKRAWMAVLRELRIGLLNGVIISSLVFCAAYMVSGKLALALVMGAALGVDMVLGALAGASIPLLLKEMGRDPAQASSIFLTTITDSMGFFFLLGLAGLVLLS; encoded by the coding sequence ATGAGTGTACACGATGAACATTCCGTTCACCAGAGCGATGAATTTGAAGAATTGATCCCTGCCGATATCGAGGTCCAGCATCCTGCGGATGCCGCTGTGACCATGGAAGGCCTCGACATTGCCGATCAGGTCAAGTTTATCAAGCAGCTTCCGATCAAGGACGCCGCCGATTCCATTGCGGAGATGGACGATCATGATCAGAAAGCACTCATTTCCAATTTGAATCGCGGCTTGGCCGCCCGCATCGTCGAGGAAATGGCTCCTGATGACGCAACCGATCTGCTTGAAGGCCTGACTGACGATCTGCAGAAGGCTCTGCTCAGCAGGGTTCCGGCCGAAGACAGGGCCGAGCTCAAGACGCTCCTGACTTTTGATCCCGATACGGCCGGCGGCACCATGAATACAGAGGTGGTCATCCTTGACCAGGACCTCAGTGCCGACGAGGCCATTGCCAAGCTTCGTGAAGAAGTCGAAGACAAGGAAATTCCGTATTACGCGTATCTGACGGATAAAAAAGATCGTCTCGTGGGTGTTGTTTCCCTGCGAGAATTGCTCTTGGCCAAACGCGGAGCCATCCTCAAGGATTTGGTCAAGGCGCAGAATTTGATTACGGTCGGCTATAATGTGGATAAGGAAGAAGTGGCCCACCTCATCGCCCACTATAACCTCTTGGCCTTGCCTGTTGTGGATTTCGGTAATCGCCTCCTCGGTGTCGTCACGGTTGATGACGTCATCGACATCATTCATGAAGAGGCTTCCGAGGACATGCAGGCCATGGTTGGTGCCGGTGCGGACGAGACCACTGATTCTCCCTGGCTCTATTCCGTGCGTATGCGGCTACCCTGGCTCATCATCAATGTGATTTTCTCAGCCATGTCAGCCTGGGTGGTCCACCTCTTTGAAGGCAATATCACTGAAATGGCTGTATTGGCCGTGCTCATGCCGATTGTCGCCAATCAGGCGGGAAATACCGGACAGCAGGCCCTGGCCGTCATGATTCGACAGTTGGCCATGGAGCGGTTTGATAGAAAACGGGCCTGGATGGCAGTGTTGCGTGAACTGCGTATCGGGCTGCTGAACGGCGTGATCATCTCATCGCTGGTTTTTTGTGCGGCCTACATGGTTTCGGGCAAATTGGCTCTGGCCCTGGTCATGGGGGCTGCGTTGGGAGTGGATATGGTCCTCGGCGCTTTGGCGGGAGCTTCCATCCCTTTGTTGCTCAAGGAGATGGGACGTGATCCGGCCCAGGCCTCAAGCATCTTCCTGACTACCATAACCGACTCCATGGGTTTCTTTTTCCTGCTTGGTCTTGCCGGGTTGGTCCTGCTTTCCTGA